A portion of the Eubacterium maltosivorans genome contains these proteins:
- a CDS encoding cysteine-rich VLP domain-containing protein, translating to MSDKLPRMDYRQHRRARRLVHECCNYDEGNCLLLDDGEPCVCVQSISFSLMCRWFRVAVLPLDEELAAALLYRGSRKRCAVCGAAFVPKSNRGKYCPDCAGRMKKLKAAERKRKQRHKCHALEPFKPA from the coding sequence ATGAGCGATAAGCTGCCCCGCATGGACTACCGCCAGCACCGGCGGGCGCGGCGGCTGGTGCATGAGTGCTGTAACTACGACGAGGGGAACTGCCTGCTGTTAGACGACGGGGAGCCTTGCGTGTGCGTCCAGAGCATTTCCTTTTCCCTCATGTGCCGCTGGTTCCGTGTGGCTGTTCTGCCCCTTGACGAGGAACTGGCCGCAGCCCTCTTGTACCGGGGGAGCCGGAAACGGTGCGCCGTCTGCGGCGCGGCCTTTGTCCCCAAATCCAACCGGGGGAAATACTGCCCCGACTGCGCCGGGCGCATGAAGAAACTCAAGGCCGCCGAACGAAAGCGGAAACAAAGGCATAAATGTCACGCTTTAGAGCCTTTCAAACCCGCATAA
- a CDS encoding relaxase/mobilization nuclease domain-containing protein — MATLKHINSKNADYGAAEQYLLFEHDEFTMKPVLDETGRLIPREDYRLSTLNCGGEDFAVACMRANLRYGKNQRREDVKSHHYIISFDPRDGPDNGLTVDRAQALGEKFCAEHFPGHQALVCTHPDGHNHSGNIHVHIVINSLRIEEVPFLPYMDRPADTKAGCKHRCTDAALRYFKSEVMEMCHREGLYQIDLLNGSKNRVTDREYWAQKKGQAALDKQNAPMIAGGITPRQTKFETNKEKLRQTIREALATATGFDEFSSLLLREGVTVKESRGRLSYLTPDRTKPITARKLGDDFDRAAVLAVLERNAARAAEKAAAIPEYPRHGKTDIQPTKAPQTAPNVQRLVDIEQKKAEGKGRGYERWATMHNLKQMAATLNVYQEYGFTSPEQLEAAVDTAYQEMRQTSSELKALETKLQGKKELQQQVLAYAKTKPARDGLKAQKSEKARAAYRQAHESDFIIADAAARYFREHGITKLPARKALQDEIEQLVSKKSGLYNTYHEQKQRYTELQTVKRNIDQILRREEPRRRKEQSHER; from the coding sequence TTGGCAACACTCAAGCATATCAACTCTAAAAATGCCGACTACGGAGCCGCCGAACAATACCTGCTTTTTGAGCATGACGAGTTTACCATGAAGCCCGTCCTTGATGAAACCGGCAGGCTTATTCCCCGCGAGGACTACCGGCTGTCCACGCTGAACTGCGGCGGGGAGGATTTTGCCGTTGCGTGTATGCGGGCAAATCTCCGCTACGGGAAGAACCAGCGGCGGGAAGATGTGAAAAGCCACCACTATATCATCAGCTTTGACCCACGGGACGGCCCGGACAACGGCTTGACCGTAGACCGGGCGCAGGCATTGGGCGAGAAGTTTTGCGCCGAGCATTTCCCCGGCCACCAAGCCCTTGTATGCACCCACCCGGACGGGCATAACCACAGCGGAAACATTCATGTGCATATCGTCATTAACAGCCTGCGGATAGAGGAAGTGCCGTTCCTGCCCTACATGGACAGGCCAGCCGACACGAAAGCCGGTTGCAAGCACCGCTGTACTGACGCGGCCTTGCGCTACTTCAAGTCCGAAGTCATGGAGATGTGCCACCGGGAGGGGCTTTACCAAATCGACCTCTTGAACGGCAGCAAGAACCGCGTCACAGACCGGGAGTATTGGGCGCAGAAAAAGGGACAGGCCGCGCTGGACAAGCAGAACGCCCCCATGATTGCAGGCGGTATCACGCCCCGGCAGACCAAGTTTGAAACGAACAAGGAGAAGCTGCGGCAGACCATACGGGAAGCCCTTGCCACCGCCACCGGCTTTGACGAGTTTTCTTCTCTGCTGCTGCGGGAGGGTGTGACCGTTAAGGAGAGCCGGGGGCGGCTATCCTATCTCACGCCGGACAGGACAAAGCCCATTACCGCCCGCAAGCTGGGCGACGATTTTGACCGCGCCGCTGTCCTTGCCGTTTTGGAGCGGAACGCCGCCAGAGCCGCAGAAAAGGCCGCGGCTATACCCGAATATCCCCGGCATGGGAAAACCGACATACAGCCCACAAAAGCCCCTCAAACCGCTCCGAATGTACAGCGGCTTGTGGACATTGAGCAGAAGAAAGCCGAGGGCAAAGGCCGGGGCTATGAACGCTGGGCGACCATGCACAACCTCAAACAAATGGCCGCGACGCTGAATGTGTATCAGGAATACGGCTTCACTTCCCCGGAGCAGTTAGAAGCCGCCGTTGATACCGCCTATCAGGAAATGCGCCAGACCAGCAGCGAACTGAAAGCACTGGAAACCAAGCTGCAAGGGAAAAAGGAGTTGCAGCAACAGGTACTTGCTTACGCCAAGACCAAGCCCGCCCGCGACGGGCTGAAAGCGCAGAAATCCGAGAAAGCCCGCGCCGCATACCGGCAGGCGCATGAGAGCGACTTTATTATAGCCGACGCAGCCGCCCGGTACTTCCGGGAGCATGGCATTACCAAGCTGCCCGCCCGAAAAGCGTTGCAGGACGAGATCGAGCAGCTTGTTTCCAAGAAATCCGGCCTGTATAACACCTACCACGAACAGAAACAGCGGTACACGGAGTTGCAGACCGTCAAGCGGAATATCGACCAGATTTTGCGCCGGGAGGAACCCCGCCGCAGAAAGGAGCAGAGCCATGAGCGATAA
- a CDS encoding plasmid mobilization protein, whose protein sequence is MPKRYNTPHRSRVVKTRLSEDEYADFTARLAPYGISQSEFLRQAIRRTAIRPVIHVSAVNDELLSAVGKLAAEYGRIGGNLNQIARYLNEYGAPYNALSGEVRAAIADLAALKYEVLQKVGDAVGNTQAYQL, encoded by the coding sequence ATGCCGAAGCGATACAACACGCCCCACCGCAGCCGTGTTGTGAAAACCCGGCTGTCCGAAGATGAATACGCCGACTTCACTGCGCGGCTTGCGCCCTATGGTATCAGCCAGTCCGAATTTCTCCGGCAGGCGATACGGCGCACCGCCATACGCCCCGTTATCCATGTGTCGGCGGTCAATGACGAACTGCTCTCCGCTGTCGGGAAGCTGGCCGCCGAGTACGGCAGGATTGGCGGCAACCTCAACCAGATTGCCCGGTATCTGAACGAGTACGGCGCACCCTACAATGCGTTGTCCGGCGAGGTACGCGCCGCCATAGCCGACCTTGCCGCCCTCAAGTATGAAGTCTTACAGAAAGTAGGTGATGCGGTTGGCAACACTCAAGCATATCAACTCTAA
- a CDS encoding helix-turn-helix domain-containing protein encodes MSRLLPYETILKAREGDPEAVNAVLLHYAGYIRYFSKVNGQVNAEVEDYVKQRLIDCQFKFRLDEPPDKS; translated from the coding sequence ATGAGTAGACTTCTCCCCTATGAAACAATCCTCAAAGCCCGTGAGGGCGACCCAGAAGCCGTGAACGCTGTCCTGCTCCACTACGCCGGATATATCCGCTATTTCTCAAAAGTGAACGGGCAGGTCAACGCCGAGGTGGAGGACTATGTAAAGCAGCGGTTAATTGACTGTCAATTCAAGTTCCGGCTTGACGAACCACCGGACAAGTCATAA
- the erm(B) gene encoding 23S rRNA (adenine(2058)-N(6))-methyltransferase Erm(B) produces MNKNIKYSQNFLTSEKVLNQIIKQLNLKETDTVYEIGTGKGHLTTKLAKISKQVTSIELDSHLFNLSSEKLKLNTRVTLIHQDILQFQFPNKQRYKIVGNIPYHLSTQIIKKVVFESRASDIYLIVEEGFYKRTLDIHRTLGLLLHTQVSIQQLLKLPAECFHPKPKVNSVLIKLTRHTTDVPDKYWKLYTYFVSKWVNREYRQLFTKNQFHQAMKHAKVNNLSTITYEQVLSIFNSYLLFNGRK; encoded by the coding sequence ATGAACAAAAATATAAAATATTCTCAAAACTTTTTAACGAGTGAAAAAGTACTCAACCAAATAATAAAACAATTGAATTTAAAAGAAACCGATACCGTTTACGAAATTGGAACAGGTAAAGGGCATTTAACGACGAAACTGGCTAAAATAAGTAAACAGGTAACGTCTATTGAATTAGACAGTCATCTATTCAACTTATCGTCAGAAAAATTAAAACTGAATACTCGTGTCACTTTAATTCACCAAGATATTCTACAGTTTCAATTCCCTAACAAACAGAGGTATAAAATTGTTGGGAATATTCCTTACCATTTAAGCACACAAATTATTAAAAAAGTGGTTTTTGAAAGCCGTGCGTCTGACATCTATCTGATTGTTGAAGAAGGATTCTACAAGCGTACCTTGGATATTCACCGAACACTAGGGTTGCTCTTGCACACTCAAGTCTCGATTCAGCAATTGCTTAAGCTGCCAGCGGAATGCTTTCATCCTAAACCAAAAGTAAACAGTGTCTTAATAAAACTTACCCGCCATACCACAGATGTTCCAGATAAATATTGGAAGCTATATACGTACTTTGTTTCAAAATGGGTCAATCGAGAATATCGTCAACTGTTTACTAAAAATCAGTTTCATCAAGCAATGAAACACGCCAAAGTAAACAATTTAAGTACCATTACTTATGAGCAAGTATTGTCTATTTTTAATAGTTATCTATTATTTAACGGGAGGAAATAA
- a CDS encoding 23S rRNA methyltransferase attenuation leader peptide translates to MLVFQMRNVDKTSTVLKQTKNSDYADK, encoded by the coding sequence ATGTTGGTATTCCAAATGCGTAATGTAGATAAAACATCTACTGTTTTGAAACAGACTAAAAACAGTGATTACGCAGATAAATAA
- the tet(W) gene encoding tetracycline resistance ribosomal protection protein Tet(W) has protein sequence MKIINIGILAHVDAGKTTLTESLLYASGAISEPGSVEKGTTRTDTMFLERQRGITIQAAVTSFQWHRCKVNIVDTPGHMDFLAEVYRSLAVLDGAILVISAKDGVQAQTRILFHALRKMNIPTVIFINKIDQAGVDLQSVVQSVRDKLSADIIIKQTVSLSPEIVLEENTDIEAWDAVIENNDELLEKYIAGEPISREKLAREEQQRVQDASLFPVYHGSAKNGLGIQPLMDAVTGLFQPIGEQGGAALCGSVFKVEYTDCGQRRVYLRLYSGTLRLRDTVALAGREKLKITEMRIPSKGEIVRTDTAYQGEIVILPSDSVRLNDVLGDQTRLPRKRWREDPLPMLRTTIAPKTAAQRERLLDALTQLADTDPLLRCEVDSITHEIILSFLGRVQLEVVSALLSEKYKLETVVKEPSVIYMERPLKAASHTIHIEVPPNPFWASIGLSVTPLSLGSGVQYESRVSLGYLNQSFQNAVRDGIRYGLEQGLFGWNVTDCKICFEYGLYYSPVSTPADFRSLAPIVLEQALKESGTQLLEPYLSFTLYAPQEYLSRAYHDAPKYCATIETAQVKKDEVVFTGEIPARCIQAYRTDLAFYTNGQSVCLTELKGYQAAVGEPVIQPRRPNSRLDKVRHMFSKIT, from the coding sequence ATGAAAATAATCAATATTGGAATTCTTGCCCATGTAGACGCTGGAAAGACGACCTTGACGGAGAGCCTGCTATATGCCAGCGGAGCCATTTCAGAACCGGGGAGCGTCGAAAAAGGGACAACGAGGACGGACACCATGTTTTTGGAGCGGCAGCGTGGGATTACCATTCAAGCGGCAGTCACTTCCTTCCAGTGGCACAGATGTAAAGTTAACATTGTGGATACGCCCGGCCACATGGATTTTTTGGCGGAGGTGTACCGCTCTTTGGCTGTTTTAGATGGGGCCATCTTGGTGATCTCCGCTAAAGATGGCGTGCAGGCCCAGACCCGTATTCTGTTCCATGCCCTGCGGAAAATGAACATTCCCACCGTTATCTTTATCAACAAGATCGACCAGGCTGGCGTTGATTTGCAGAGCGTGGTTCAGTCTGTTCGGGATAAGCTCTCCGCCGATATTATCATCAAGCAGACGGTGTCGCTGTCCCCGGAAATAGTCCTGGAGGAAAATACCGACATAGAAGCATGGGATGCGGTCATCGAAAATAACGATGAATTATTGGAAAAGTATATCGCAGGAGAACCAATCAGCCGGGAAAAACTTGCGCGGGAGGAACAGCAGCGGGTTCAAGACGCCTCCCTGTTCCCAGTCTATCATGGCAGCGCCAAAAATGGCCTTGGCATTCAACCGTTGATGGATGCGGTGACAGGGCTGTTCCAACCGATTGGGGAACAGGGGGGCGCCGCCCTATGCGGCAGCGTTTTCAAGGTTGAGTACACCGATTGCGGCCAGCGGCGTGTCTATCTACGGTTATACAGCGGAACGCTGCGCCTGCGGGATACGGTGGCCCTGGCCGGGAGAGAAAAGCTGAAAATCACAGAGATGCGTATTCCATCCAAAGGGGAAATTGTTCGGACAGACACCGCTTATCAGGGTGAAATTGTTATCCTTCCCAGCGACAGCGTGAGGTTAAACGATGTATTAGGGGACCAAACCCGGCTCCCTCGTAAAAGGTGGCGCGAGGACCCCCTCCCCATGCTGCGGACGACGATTGCGCCGAAAACGGCAGCGCAAAGAGAACGGCTGCTGGACGCTCTTACGCAACTTGCGGATACTGACCCGCTTTTGCGTTGCGAAGTGGATTCCATCACCCATGAGATCATTCTTTCTTTTTTGGGCCGGGTGCAGTTGGAGGTTGTTTCCGCTTTGCTGTCGGAAAAATACAAGCTTGAAACAGTGGTAAAGGAACCCTCCGTCATTTATATGGAGCGGCCGCTCAAAGCAGCCAGCCACACCATCCATATCGAGGTGCCGCCCAACCCGTTTTGGGCATCCATAGGACTGTCTGTTACACCACTCTCGCTTGGCTCCGGCGTACAATACGAGAGCCGGGTTTCGCTGGGATACTTGAACCAGAGTTTTCAAAACGCTGTCAGGGATGGTATCCGTTACGGGCTGGAGCAGGGCTTGTTCGGCTGGAACGTAACGGACTGTAAGATTTGCTTTGAATACGGGCTTTATTACAGTCCAGTCAGCACGCCGGCGGACTTCCGCTCATTGGCCCCGATTGTATTGGAACAGGCATTGAAGGAATCGGGGACGCAGCTGCTGGAACCTTATCTCTCCTTCACCCTCTATGCGCCCCAGGAATACCTTTCCAGGGCTTATCATGATGCACCGAAATACTGTGCCACCATCGAAACGGCCCAGGTAAAAAAGGATGAAGTTGTCTTTACTGGCGAGATTCCCGCCCGCTGTATACAGGCATACCGTACTGATCTGGCCTTTTACACCAACGGGCAGAGCGTATGCTTGACGGAACTGAAAGGGTATCAGGCCGCTGTCGGCGAGCCGGTCATCCAGCCCCGCCGTCCAAACAGCCGCCTGGATAAGGTGCGCCATATGTTCAGTAAGATCACTTGA
- a CDS encoding AAA family ATPase → MYYTQEQIDRANQADLVSFLQSQGEQLIRAGQEYRWKRHDSLTVWGNKWYRHSQSKGGAPVDFVMEFFGKSFTEAVELLTGEKGAAPPPDRPSPAPISNFRLPPRSPDNRIARNYLTAARRIDEDVTGFFFARGDIYEDAAHHNAVFVGRDEDGIPRYAHSKGTAGNFRLDVKGSDKAFNFCYRGEGDRLFVFEAPVDLLSFLCLFKKEWQKQSYLSLGGVGEKALLRFLSDRPNIKTVYLCLDSDEAGNDACSRLVKLMPEGYTVHRLIPLFKDWNEVLQHRAEITDGKFLREAVYGLKEPPQEETVEIIRMSEVDTQTVEWLWEPYIPFGKVTIVQGNPGEGKTTFALRLAAACTTGGTLPGMKPLPPFQVIYQTAEDGLGDTVKPRLIEAEADLDRVLVIDEAKQELTLSDERIEKAITQNGARLIILDPIQAYMGEKTDMNRANEVRPMFRRLADVAERTGCAVILIGHLNKAAGGQSAYRGLGSIDFRAAARSVLLIGRVKREPNVRVIVHDKSSLAPEGKPIAFCLDPETGFSWIGEYDITADELLSGAGGNTATKTEQAERLILDLLADGKELASEDIVKAAAEAGISERTVQNAKRNMGGTLGARRVGGQWYNFIKKKQPPEPAS, encoded by the coding sequence ATGTATTACACCCAAGAACAGATAGACCGGGCGAACCAAGCCGACCTTGTTTCTTTCCTGCAATCACAGGGCGAGCAGCTTATCCGCGCAGGACAGGAATACCGCTGGAAACGGCACGACAGCTTGACCGTCTGGGGAAACAAATGGTATCGCCACAGCCAGAGCAAGGGCGGCGCACCCGTTGATTTTGTCATGGAGTTTTTCGGCAAGAGCTTTACCGAAGCCGTTGAACTGCTGACAGGAGAAAAAGGCGCAGCACCGCCGCCGGACAGACCAAGCCCCGCGCCCATTTCTAACTTCCGACTGCCGCCCCGCAGCCCAGACAACCGCATAGCGAGAAACTACCTCACAGCAGCCCGCCGCATTGATGAAGATGTGACGGGCTTTTTCTTTGCCCGCGGCGATATTTACGAGGACGCAGCCCACCACAACGCCGTATTTGTGGGGCGGGACGAGGACGGAATACCGCGCTACGCCCACAGCAAGGGAACGGCGGGAAACTTCCGACTTGATGTGAAAGGCAGCGACAAAGCCTTTAATTTCTGCTACCGGGGCGAGGGAGACAGGCTTTTTGTCTTTGAAGCCCCCGTTGACCTGCTCTCTTTCCTCTGCCTGTTCAAAAAGGAATGGCAGAAGCAAAGCTACCTGTCATTGGGCGGCGTGGGAGAAAAAGCCCTGCTCCGCTTTCTCTCTGACCGTCCGAACATCAAGACCGTTTATCTCTGCCTTGACAGCGACGAAGCCGGAAACGACGCTTGCAGCCGCCTTGTGAAGCTCATGCCGGAGGGCTACACCGTCCACCGGCTTATCCCTCTTTTCAAGGATTGGAACGAGGTATTGCAGCACCGGGCAGAAATCACAGATGGGAAGTTTTTGCGGGAAGCGGTTTACGGCTTGAAAGAGCCGCCGCAGGAAGAAACCGTTGAGATTATCCGCATGAGCGAGGTTGACACGCAGACCGTTGAATGGCTATGGGAGCCGTATATCCCCTTTGGGAAAGTAACCATTGTGCAGGGCAACCCCGGCGAAGGCAAGACCACCTTTGCCCTACGCCTTGCCGCCGCCTGCACCACAGGGGGAACGCTGCCGGGCATGAAGCCCCTGCCGCCGTTTCAAGTGATTTACCAGACAGCCGAGGACGGGCTGGGCGATACCGTCAAGCCCCGCTTGATAGAAGCCGAAGCCGACCTTGACCGCGTTCTAGTCATTGACGAAGCCAAGCAGGAGCTTACCCTTTCCGACGAGCGCATAGAAAAGGCAATCACACAGAACGGGGCGCGGCTGATAATCCTTGACCCCATACAGGCGTACATGGGCGAGAAAACCGATATGAATCGGGCGAATGAAGTGCGCCCCATGTTTCGCCGCCTTGCCGATGTTGCCGAGCGCACAGGCTGCGCCGTTATCCTTATCGGACACCTCAACAAAGCTGCTGGAGGACAGAGCGCCTACCGGGGCTTAGGTTCTATCGACTTTCGAGCCGCCGCCCGTAGCGTCCTGCTGATCGGGCGCGTGAAGCGGGAGCCGAATGTGCGGGTAATCGTCCATGACAAATCTTCCCTTGCGCCGGAGGGCAAGCCCATAGCCTTTTGCCTTGACCCGGAAACAGGCTTTTCGTGGATAGGCGAATATGACATAACCGCCGACGAGCTGCTATCCGGCGCGGGCGGGAACACCGCCACCAAGACCGAACAGGCGGAACGGCTGATACTTGACCTGCTTGCAGATGGGAAAGAGCTTGCCAGCGAGGACATTGTAAAGGCCGCTGCCGAAGCCGGAATATCCGAGAGGACAGTACAGAACGCCAAGCGCAACATGGGCGGCACTTTGGGGGCAAGGCGTGTCGGCGGTCAATGGTACAACTTCATCAAGAAGAAGCAGCCGCCCGAACCCGCAAGTTGA
- the mobQ gene encoding MobQ family relaxase — translation MIPIAIYHCNIGIVSRGKGKSAVAAAAYRSGEKITNEWDGMTHDYTRKRGVVHTEILLPPHAPPSFSDRSTLWNSVELYEKAGNAQLAREIDAALPIELSREEQIRLVREYCSSQFVSRGMCVDFAIHDTDSGNPHCHIMLTMRPLDERGAWAAKSKKEYDIDENGERIRLPSGRYKTHKVDLTGWNDKGNALLWRKAWADISNAYLERAGRPERIDHRSNAERGIDELPTVHMGVAACQMEKKGIATEKGELNRNIQKANRLIREIRAQIGKLKEWIGELFKARENAPEQPPQSPGLANLLMKYLSVQREKSRKYSQSWQRQHAADELKTVAKAVGYLSEHGISTLAELDATLSSVSDQADAIRAGMKTAEKRMKELQKLIEYGKNYTEYKPIHDELKKLKNGWTSKRDKYEEAHRAELTLWNAASRYLHANLPKGTKSLPIAEWEKEYATLSGQRTAEYTKLKETRAEVAELHNIRKCVDIALKADQPEQTQSRTKRQEQER, via the coding sequence GTGATACCCATAGCCATTTACCATTGTAACATCGGCATTGTGAGCCGAGGAAAAGGCAAGTCAGCCGTTGCCGCAGCCGCCTATCGAAGCGGCGAGAAAATCACAAACGAGTGGGACGGAATGACCCATGACTACACCCGCAAGCGCGGCGTTGTCCATACGGAAATCCTACTGCCGCCCCATGCCCCGCCCTCTTTCTCTGACCGTTCAACCTTGTGGAACAGCGTGGAGCTTTACGAGAAAGCCGGGAACGCCCAGCTTGCCAGAGAGATTGACGCAGCACTCCCCATAGAATTATCCAGAGAGGAACAGATCCGGCTTGTCCGTGAATACTGTTCCTCTCAATTTGTTTCAAGAGGAATGTGCGTTGATTTTGCCATTCACGACACCGACAGCGGCAACCCCCATTGTCATATCATGCTTACTATGCGCCCCCTTGACGAGCGCGGCGCATGGGCGGCGAAGTCCAAAAAGGAATATGACATTGACGAGAACGGCGAGCGCATACGCTTACCAAGCGGCAGATACAAGACACACAAAGTTGACCTCACAGGCTGGAACGACAAGGGCAACGCGCTTTTATGGCGCAAGGCATGGGCGGATATTTCAAATGCCTACCTTGAACGCGCCGGACGCCCGGAGCGTATCGACCACCGCAGTAACGCCGAGCGCGGCATTGACGAGCTGCCTACCGTCCACATGGGCGTAGCGGCTTGTCAAATGGAGAAGAAAGGCATAGCCACCGAGAAAGGCGAGCTGAACCGGAATATCCAAAAGGCAAACCGCCTTATCCGGGAAATCCGGGCGCAGATTGGAAAGCTCAAAGAATGGATTGGCGAACTGTTCAAGGCGCGGGAAAACGCCCCGGAGCAGCCCCCGCAATCCCCCGGCCTTGCAAATCTGCTGATGAAGTATTTAAGCGTTCAGAGAGAAAAGAGCCGGAAGTATTCGCAAAGTTGGCAAAGGCAGCACGCCGCCGATGAACTGAAAACCGTTGCAAAGGCAGTAGGCTATCTTTCCGAGCATGGCATTTCCACCCTTGCGGAGCTGGACGCTACCCTTTCCTCTGTCAGCGACCAAGCCGACGCTATCCGGGCGGGCATGAAAACCGCCGAGAAGCGCATGAAAGAATTACAAAAGCTGATTGAATACGGGAAGAACTACACCGAGTACAAGCCCATTCACGACGAGCTGAAAAAGCTGAAAAATGGCTGGACGAGCAAGCGCGACAAGTACGAGGAAGCCCACCGCGCCGAGCTTACGCTATGGAACGCAGCGAGCCGCTATCTCCATGCAAATCTGCCGAAAGGGACAAAGAGCTTGCCTATCGCTGAATGGGAAAAAGAGTACGCCACCCTCAGCGGGCAGAGAACAGCGGAATATACCAAGCTGAAAGAAACCCGCGCCGAGGTTGCCGAGCTGCACAATATCCGCAAGTGCGTTGATATTGCGCTGAAAGCCGACCAGCCGGAGCAGACACAGAGCCGCACCAAGCGGCAGGAACAAGAGCGATAA
- a CDS encoding DUF3847 domain-containing protein — protein MTKPREKKREELQAEIEDGKKKIRQLENREKVLRQKLSQEERRTRSHRLVVRGAVFESIVPEAKTMTDEEAAAFLRLALTSEEARAYLKKRTEGGKSE, from the coding sequence ATGACGAAACCGAGAGAAAAAAAACGCGAGGAATTGCAAGCCGAGATTGAGGACGGGAAGAAGAAAATCCGGCAGCTTGAAAATCGGGAAAAGGTGTTGCGGCAAAAGTTATCCCAAGAGGAACGCCGGACGCGCAGCCACCGGCTGGTCGTCCGAGGCGCAGTCTTTGAGAGCATTGTGCCGGAAGCCAAGACCATGACCGATGAGGAAGCCGCCGCCTTTCTCCGGCTTGCCCTGACGAGCGAGGAAGCGCGGGCTTATCTGAAAAAACGCACCGAGGGCGGGAAAAGCGAATAA
- a CDS encoding IS110 family transposase — translation MNCVGIDISKGKSMIAVMRPFGEVVVSPFEVLHTDSELSKLARLLKSLDGETRVVMESTGNYHAPVAWLLHDAGLYVSVVNAMLVHDYGNNSLRRAKTDKKDAVKLANYGLDHWLTLPRYVPEEDTRLMLKSCYRQYQQYSKVRTMLKNNLISLLDTAFPDANRLFTSPPRADGSEKWVDFVAAFWHCECVCGLSEKAFTAKYQKWCKKHGYNFSEDKALDIYASACGHFGVMPKTDTAKLLVEQAISQLRATSAALAALKQEMQSLAASLPEYPVVMEMFGVGPALGPQLMAEIGDVRRFHSKKSLVAFAGIDAPPYQSGQMDIRSRSISKRGSASLRRTLFLVMGVLLQCAPMDEPVYQFMNKKRSEGKPYRVYMMASANKFLRIYYASVKAYLDSLEHN, via the coding sequence ATGAACTGCGTTGGCATCGATATTTCCAAAGGAAAAAGCATGATCGCCGTCATGCGGCCCTTCGGAGAGGTGGTAGTCTCACCCTTTGAGGTACTTCACACCGACAGCGAACTGAGTAAGCTGGCAAGGCTGCTCAAAAGTCTGGACGGTGAGACCCGTGTGGTGATGGAGTCCACGGGCAATTACCACGCGCCGGTGGCCTGGCTGCTCCACGACGCGGGGCTTTATGTCTCCGTAGTCAATGCAATGCTGGTGCATGACTATGGGAACAACAGTTTAAGACGGGCCAAGACTGACAAGAAGGATGCCGTGAAGCTGGCCAACTACGGCCTTGACCACTGGCTCACGCTGCCGAGATATGTCCCGGAGGAGGATACCCGGCTCATGCTGAAGTCTTGCTACCGGCAGTACCAGCAGTATTCCAAAGTGCGGACCATGCTGAAGAACAACCTGATTTCCCTCCTGGATACCGCTTTCCCGGACGCAAACCGCCTGTTTACCAGTCCGCCCCGCGCCGATGGCAGCGAGAAATGGGTGGACTTTGTAGCTGCTTTTTGGCACTGCGAGTGCGTCTGCGGCCTGTCTGAGAAGGCCTTTACCGCCAAGTACCAGAAATGGTGCAAAAAGCACGGCTACAATTTCAGCGAAGATAAGGCGCTGGACATTTACGCTTCCGCCTGTGGACACTTCGGTGTCATGCCCAAAACGGATACCGCAAAACTTTTGGTAGAACAGGCCATTTCCCAACTCCGGGCAACTTCCGCCGCGTTAGCTGCTCTTAAGCAGGAGATGCAGTCTCTGGCGGCCTCTCTGCCGGAGTATCCTGTGGTGATGGAGATGTTTGGTGTTGGCCCCGCGCTCGGCCCCCAACTCATGGCTGAAATTGGCGATGTGCGCCGTTTTCATTCCAAGAAATCGCTGGTGGCCTTTGCAGGCATTGACGCCCCTCCTTACCAATCCGGCCAAATGGATATTCGTAGCCGCAGCATTTCCAAGCGGGGATCTGCCTCGCTGCGCAGAACGCTTTTTCTGGTGATGGGCGTTCTCCTGCAATGCGCTCCAATGGATGAGCCGGTCTACCAGTTCATGAACAAGAAACGTTCTGAGGGCAAGCCCTACCGTGTCTACATGATGGCCTCCGCCAACAAGTTCCTGCGCATTTACTATGCTTCTGTGAAAGCCTACTTGGATTCTCTGGAACACAACTGA